CGTGCGCTGGCACTCGCAGCGGTTCCCGGCGCTCCAGCTCGGGGCCGCGGTTTCGAACATCGGCTTCCCGCTCCAGGTCATCAACGCGCAGCAGGCCGACCCGCTCCCGGTCCGCATCCGGGTCGGCGGCGCGTACGAGGTGCTCCACCACCTGCGCCGGGACAGCGGCCTCGAACTCTGGTGGGCCGTCGACGTCGTGGACGAGTGGCACGAGCCCGGATCGCCGGACGTGTCGACGGGCCTCGAGCTCTCGATCGGCGACGCGGTCTTCCTCCGCTCCGGCTATGTGCCCGGCGAAGGGATCGGCACCGGCGCGGCCATCGGGGTCGGCATCGATTACGACCGCTTTACCGTGTCGATCGCCCGCAGCTTCGCGTCGAGCCCCCTCGAAGCCGTGGAGGAGCCGATGCAGTTCTCGTTCGGCCTCCGCTTCTGAGGCGCGGCGCCATGCTGCCGCGGGCGGCGCTCGCTTGGATGCTCCTCGCCCTCTTCGGCGATTCGGCCGATGCGCAGCGGGTACCGGAGGCTCCGGCCGTGCCACCGCCGGCGGCCGCGATGGAGCCGGTCGCCGGTGCGCCGGCCGCGCCGAGCGCTCCCCGCATGATGCTGCTCTCCGCCGTGGCCCCCGGGGCGGGCCAGTATGGGCTCGGCCAGAAGCGCTGGATCGCGTACGCCGCCGCCGAGGTGGTGGGCTGGCTGTGGTACGTCGACCGCCGCGGGGAGGGCCGCGATTTCGAGGCGCGGTACCGTGACCTTGCCTGGGACGTCGCCCGGCGCGTCGGCACGGGGGAGCGGCGGGACGGCGATTTCGAGTACTACGAGGCGCTCGCGAAGTACGAACGGAGCGGGGCATTCGACGCCGACCCGGTGAGGGAGGGCATCCAGCCGGAGTCGGACGTCGAGACGTACAACGGCTCCGTGTGGGCGCTCGCCCGGGCGATGTACCTTCCCGTCGGATCGGGCGCGCCGCCGGAAGATTCGCCGGAATACGAGCGGGCCGTCGCCTATTACCGGGCCCACGCGGCCAGTCCGGAGTTCGCCTGGTCCTGGGTCGGGAACGGCGGCGCGAGGCAGCGTTACCGGGAGCTGATGCGCTCGAGTGATGAGGCGTTTCGCGCCGCGACGCGAACCCTCGGCCTGATCCTTGCGAATCACGCCGTCAGTGCGGTGGATGCGCTGGTTTCCGCGCGTCTCCGCGGTCATCGGGATGCCGCCCCCCTCATCCAGTTCGAAAGCGCCCTGCGCGTCCGGGGAAGCGAGACATCGTGGAGCGCGATGGTTCGCATCCCCTGGCCGAGGAGGTGATCGTGCCGATCAAAGCCGACCTCATCATCGAGTACCTGCGCGAGACCGCGGGGCGCCCGCTGAAGGCGAAGGAACTGGCTCGAGGTCTGAAGGTACCCGAAGTCGATTACCCGGAGTTCAAGGCGCAGCTCCAGCGGCTGGAGGACGAGGGGCTGCTGTACCGGGTGAAGAAGCAGCGTTACGCTGCGCCGGAGAAGATCAACCTGGTCGTGGGGCGGCTGCAGACGATCCGCAGCGGCGCGGGGTTCGTGGTGCCGGAGGATGGAGCGGAAGACCTGTTCATCCCGTGGCAGGCGATGGGCTCCGCCGTGCACGGGGACCGGGTGATTGCGCGGGTCGAGAAGCGGCGCCGCGGCCAGCGGCGGGAGGGCCGGATCATCAAGGTCCTCGAGCGCGCGCGGGGGACGATCGTCGGCATCTATCACCCGGCGCGCAACTTCGGCTTCGTGGTGCCGGAGGATCGGAAGCTGACGCGGGACGTCTTCATCCCGCCGGGTCAGGAGTCGGGCGCGAACGACGGGGACGTCGTGCTGGTCCGCATCTCGAGCTGGGGGGACGAGCACCTGGGTCCCGCCGGAGAAGTCGAGACGGTCCTCGGCCATCGGGCCGAAGCGGGGGTGGATGTCCTGGCCGTGGTGTACGGGCACGGGCTGCCGATCGATTTCCCGGCGGAGGTGACGGAGGAGGCGGAGCGCCTGCGCGAGCGGGGGATCCGCCCCGAAGATCTCGAGGGGCGCCGGGATCTCCGCGACGAAGTGGTCTTCACGATCGATCCCGCGGACGCGCGCGACCACGACGACGCACTGTCGATCCGACCGGTCGGCGACGGGCGTTGGCGGGTCGGCGTGCACATCGCCGACGTGAGCCATTACGTCCGCGAGGGGACGGCGCTGGATGCCGAGGCGATGCAGCGGGGGACGAGCGTCTACCTCGTCGACCGGGTCATCCCGATGCTGCCGGAGGCGCTGTCGTCGGACCTGTGCTCGCTCGTCCCCGACCGCGACCGCCTCGCGCTGACGCTGTTCCTCACCGTCGACGAGGAGGGGCGCGTCCACGAGCACGAGCTGGTGCGGAGCGTGATCCGGAGCCGGCACCGGCTCTCGTACGACGATGCGCAGTCGGTCATCGACGGCGAGCGGTCGGTGGACCGCGAGACCGACGAGGCCATCCGGACGCTCGTTCGGATCAGCCGGGCGCTGCGGAGCGCCCGTGAGCGGCGCGGCAGCCTGGACTTCGACCTGCCGGAGGCGCGGGTCGTGCTGAACACGCGGGGTGAGCCGACGGACATCCAGCGCGTGCTCCGGCTGGAGAGCCATCGCCTGATCGAGGACTTCATGCTGCTGGCCAACGAGACGATCGCACGGCACGCCGTGCGGTCGCGGCTGCCGTTCCTCTTTCGCATCCACGAGCGGCCGGACGCCGATCGGCTGGAGCAGCTCCGGGACTTCGTCGCCACGTTCGGGTACCGGGTCGGCCGGCGCGCCGAGCCGAGGCCGAAGGACCTCCAGCAGCTCCTGGTCCGGGTCCAGGGGCGGCCGGAAGAGAACCTCATCTCCACCGTCGTGCTCCGGTCCATGAAGCAGGCGCGATACAGCCACGACAATGCGGGGCACTTCGGGCTCGCGGCCGAGCACTACACGCACTTCACCTCGCCGATCCGGCGGTACCCGGACCTCGTCGTCCACCGACTGGCGAGCCGGGCGATCATCGATGGGGAGCGGCTGCCGGAATCGCTGCGGGAGGAGGCGCTTCCGACGATCGCGCGGTTGTCGAGTGAGCGAGAGCGCGTGGCCGTCGAGGCCGAACGCGACAGCGTCGACCTGAAGAAGGTCGAGTTCATGGAGCGACACCTGGGCGACGAGTTCTCGGGCACGATCAGCGGCGTGACGTCGTTCGGCCTGTTCGTGCTGCTGGACGACTATTTCGTCGAGGGGCTCGTGCACGTCAGCTCGCTGGAGGACGACTACTACGTCTTCCTCGAGGAGCAGTTCGCCCTGGTCGGCGAGCACACGCGCCGACGCTTTCAGCTCGGCGGCGCGATCCGAATCCGCATCGCGGCCGTGGATCGGGAGGAACGCAAGATCGATTTCGTGCTGGCGGAGTCGCCCTGATCTGGCGATCCGGCGTTGTCGGGCGTGGGTTTGACAGTCCCCGGGCCCGGCGCTAGCTTCGACCTGACCTTCCAAGGACCTGATCTCACCGGCGGTTATGCGCCTGCATCGAACGATCGTGTTTCACTCGCCGCGAGGGGCGCAGCCGCCGGCCGCGGTGCAGGCCGTCGCGCGCGAGCGCGGTCTCCACGTCGTCGCCCATCGCGACGGCGCGGGGATGCTTTCGCTCGTGAACCAGAGCTTCCCGGTGCTCATCGTCCTGGACGGGAGTGACGGCGCCGGGAGCATCGCCCTGTGCGAGACGCTCAAGAGCGACCCGTTCACCGCGATCATCCCGGTGGCGTTCATGCTCGCGCAAGAGGACCGCGAGTACGCACTGCGCGCGCTCGAGAGCGGCGCGGATGAGGTGCTGCGCCCCGCCATGGAGGACCGCGAGCAGCTGCTGCGCCTCCGGCGGGCGCTGGACCGGGCCGACCGCGACGTGAGCGTGCATCCGAGCACGCGTCTGCCCGGCACCGTCCAGATCGAACGCGACATGGCCGACCGGCTCCGCAGCGGCGAGCTCTTCGCGGTCTGCTATGCGGACCTCGACCATTTCAAAGAATTCAACGACCGTTACGGGTACAACGAAGGCGACCGGGTCATCCTGCTCCTCTCGCGGATCCTGCGCGATGTGGTGAAAGGCCACGCGCCGTGCGGGTTCATCGGGCACATCGGCGGCGACGACTTCATCTTCAACGTCCCGCTCGAACACATGAGGCCGTGCTGCGAGGACATTCTCGAGATCTTCGATGAACTGATCCCGTACCAGTACACGGAGGACGACCGCCGGATGGGCTACTTCCTCGGCAAGGACCGCCGGGGCAACCTCCTGCGCGTCCCCATCATGACGCTCTCCATCGGCGTGGTGACGAACCAGCATCGGCACTTCACGCATACCGCGCGGATCAGCGAACTCGCGACGGAGATGAAGTCGTACGCGAAGACGCTGACCGGCTCGGTCTACGCCGTGGACCGTCGGCGCGACGCCGTTCCCGTCGTCCATGCCGGTTTCCAGGAAACGAAGGGCGAAGCGCCCTCGGAGCAGTCTTGAGTATGAACGTACGTTGCACCCACTGTGGCACCGCTTATCGCATCGATCCGTCGCGGATCCCGGCCGGCGGCGCGATGGCTCGCTGCGCCCGCTGTCAGCAGGCGTTCCGGATCGATCCCGCTCAGGCGGGCGGCGCGGGCGCGCCGCATGCGGCACACGGGCACGCAGCCGCGCCCTCGGCGGCGGCATCGCCGGGCGGCGCGGGCCTGGTCGCGCCGAAGCCGACGGGGCCGGCGACGCCGACGCCCCCGGCCGGGCCGGCGGGCCGGCCTCCCGCCGAGCCGAAGCCGCGGGTGACGGTCGCGTCGTCGACGGGGGGCGCGCCGGCGGCCCGCCCCGCCCCGATCTTCGGGCCGCAGGACCCGGAGGTCCGCGCCCGGCGCCTCGCCCGTGCACTCGTCTCGGACATTATCGCCTACCACCAGGACCGCTGGGAGCGGAGCGTGGCCGCGGGCACGCTCCGCGAGGATTTTCGCGAGGAGATCCTGAAGAGCTGGGAGGAGTACGTGCTCCAGGTGGGTTCCGAGCGGGCGCACGGCACGCCGTACTTCCGCGACGCGCTCAACGAGATTCTCGCGAAAGGACGGCAGGTCTTCTGACGCGCTCGGTTGATCCGAGTCCGGGAATCGGCTATATTTTCAGGGTGTCCACGTTTGATTCGGGGGCCGTCCATCCGGACGGCCTCTCGCGTTAAGAGAGGGGGAATCCGAATGAACGACACGAGGGAACGGCTGGACGGGTACCGCGAGCGGATCGCGTCGCTCGGAGGTTATCTTTGACGTAGAGGCCAAGCGGAGCCGCATCCAGGAGTTGGAGCAGCGGATGGCGGAGCCGGGCTTCTGGGACGATGGCGCCGCCACGCGCGAGGTCATCGCGGAGGTCAAGGAGCTGAAGGGCTGGGTCGAGCCGTGGGACCGCGCGGCCGCGAAGCTCGGGACGCTGGCCGAGCTCGGCGAGCTGCTGGCCATCGAGGCGGACCCGGACATGGAGGCCGAGTGGAGCGCCGAGGTCGACGCGCTCGGCCGTGAGGTCGAGCGGCTGGAGCTGCGCAACATGCTGCGCGGCGCCGACGACGCGCGCGACGCGCTGGTGACGATCCATCCGGGCGCCGGCGGTACGGAGTCGCAGGATTGGGCGGAGATGCTCATGCGCATGTACTCGCGCTGGGCGGAGGACCACGACTACGAGGTCGCGCTGCTGGATCTCCAGCCGGGCGAGGAGGCCGGGATCAAGAGCGCGACGCTGGAGGTCCGCGGCCGGTACGCGTACGGCTTCCTGAAGGCGGAGAAGGGCGTGCACCGACTGGTGCGGATCTCGCCGTTCGACGCGCAGGCGCGACGGCACACGTCGTTCGCGAGCGTGTTCGTCTACCCGGTCGTGGACGACGAGATCGAGGTCGAGATCAACGACAAGGACCTGCGGATCGACACCTTCCGCGCCGGAGGCAAGGGCGGTCAGCACGTCAACAAGACGGATTCGGCGGTGCGGATCACGCACCTGCCGACGGGGATCGTCGTCTCGTGCCAGAACGAGCGGAGCCAGACGCAGAACAAGGCGACGGCCATGAAGATGCTCAAGGCGGCGCTTTACCAGCACGAGCAGGAGAAGCGCCAGGCGGAACGCGACAAGGTCGAGGCGGAGAAGACCGAGATCGGCTGGGGGAACCAGATCCGGTCCTACGTGTTCCAGCCGTACACGATGGTGACGGACCACCGGACGGAGCTGAAGATCCCGGACGTGCAGGGGGTCATGAACGGGGACCTCGACCCGTTCATCGAGGCGTATCTGAAGGAGCACGGGGCGCGAGTCGCCTGAGCCGATTGGAAACGGAGCGGAGCGGAGGAGACCGCATGGGCGGAGCGGGAGCGGGGTCGGAGGCCCGGGAGCGGAGGAGTCAGGTCGTCGAGGCGCGCCACGAGAAGCTGGACGAGCTCCGGCGGCGCGGGATCGAGCCGTTCGCGTACGGCTACACAGTCACGCATTCGGCGGCCGACGCCCGCGCCGCATTCGAGGCGGCCGAGGGCGCGGGCAACCTCTCGGATGCCGGCGACGGGCCGGAGGTCCGACTCGCCGGCCGGCTGACGTCGCTGCGCGGGCACGGGAAAAGCACGTTCGCGGACCTGGCCGACCGCAGCGGCCGCATCCAGCTGTACTTCCGCAAGGACGAGCTCGGCGAGACGGCGTACGAGCTGCTCGACCTCCTGGACCCGAGCGACTGGATCGGGCTCGAGGGCGTGCTGTTCCGGACCCGGATGGGCGAGGTCACGGTGCGGGTGCGGTCGTTCGAGTTGCTGTCCAAGTCGCTGCGGCCGCTGCCGTTCGGCAAGGAGGAGGTGGACCCGGAGACCGGGGAGCGCCGCGTCTACAGCGGCTTCGCCGACGTGGAACAGCGGTATCGGCAGCGGTACGCGGACCTGGCGGTGCACCCGGCCGTGCGGGAGGTGTTCCTGACGCGAACCCGGCTGGTGAGCGCGATCCGACGCTTCCTGGACGCGCGCGGGTACGTGGAGGTCGAGACGCCGGTGCTCCAGCCGCTCTACGGCGGCGCCTCGGCGCGGCCGTTCACGACCCACCACCACGCCCTCGACATGCCGCTCTACCTCCGCATCGCGGACGAGCTGTACCTCAAGCGGCTGATCGTCGGCGGGCTGGAGCGGGTGTACGAGATCGGCAAGGACTTCCGGAACGAGGGGATCGACCGGACGCACAACCCCGAGTTCACGATGCTGGAGTTCTACCAGGCGTTCGCGGACTACGAGGATATGATGGCGCTGGTCGAAGAGCTGCTCGGCGCGGTCGTGCGCGAAGTGACCGGCGGCTCGACGGCGCTCGAGTACCAGGGCGTGCGCATCGACTTCGCGCCGCCGTTCCGGCGGCTCCCGTACTTCGAGGCGCTGCGCCAGTACGGCGACCTGGACGCGCGGGCCATGGATGACGCCGCGCTGCGCGACGCCGTCCGCTCGTTCGCCGTCGAGGACGTCGACACGATGGGCCGGCCGAAGCTGATCGACGAGCTGTTCAAGGCGCTCGTGGAACCGCACCTCGACCAGCCGGTATTCATCACCGACTATCCGCGCGAGATCTCGCCGCTCGCGAAGCCGAAGCGGGGGGATCCGGAGCTGGTCGAGCGATTCGAGCTGATCGTGGCCGGACGGGAGATCGCGAACGCGTTCAGCGAGCTGAACGATCCGATCGACCAGAGGGAGCGCTTCATGGCGCAGGTTCGGCTCCGCGAACAGGGCGATGAAGAGGCCCAGAGCTACGACGAGGACTACATCCGCGCGCTCGAGTACGGCATGCCGCCCACGGGCGGGGTGGGGATCGGCATCGACCGGCTGGTGATGCTCCTCACCGACCAGGCGTCGATCCGCGACGTCATCCTGTTCCCGACCCTGCGGCCGGAGTGAGACGGCGACGTGAAGAGGCTGGATTGGTTCATCGCGAGGCGGTACCTGTCCTCGCGCCGGAAGGGGCGGTTCCTCTCGCTGATCACGGTGATCGCGGTCGGCGGGATCTGCCTCGGCGTGACCGCGCTGATCACCGTGATCGCGGTCATGACCGGGCTGCAGCGTGACCTGCAGGGCAAGATCCTCGGGAACAACCCCCACATCTTCGTGTTCGAGCCGGGCCAGTCGTTCCGGCTCGAGCACTACGAGGGGCTGCTCAGGTCCGTGCGCGAGGTGCCCGGCGTGGTCGCCGCGGCGCCGCTGGTCATGACGCAGGTCGGGCTGGTGAAGGAAAACGGCGAGTACGCCCAGGCCGGGCAACTCTGGGGGATCGACCCCGACGCCGAGGGCCCGCCGCTCACGGTGGTGCAGGAGCGGATCCGGTCGGGCGAGTACTCGCTCGGCCCGACGCAGACGGGGCTCCCCGGGATCCTGGTCGGGCGGCGGCTGGCGGACAAGATGAGCCTGATGCCGGGCGACATCGTCACGATCATCTCGGGCGAGAACATCAAGACCGGTCCCCTCGGGGAACTCCGGCCGGCCACCGAGCAGTTCGAGGTGACGGGCCGCTTCGAGACCGGGATGTACGACTACGACAGCCAGTTCATCTACGCACCCATCGCCGCCGTCCAGGACCTGCTCGACCTGCCGGCGAACACCGTGAGCGGCCTGGCCGTGAACGTCGTCGATCCGTGGCGCGCCGACGCCGTCGCCGTCGCGGTCGAGGACGCCCTGGGCTTCCCCTACTTCACGCAGTCCTGGATCGAACTGAACGCCACGCTCTTCTCCGCCTTGAAGCTGGAGAAGCTGGCGCTGTTCGTCATCCTGTCGCTGATCATCCTGGTTGCCGCGTTCAACATCGTCAGCACGCTGGTCATGGTGGTGAAGGACAAGACGAAGGAGATCGGGATCCTGAAGTCGATGGGACTGACCGACGCCCGGGTGCTGCGGGTCTTCCTGCTCCAGGGTCTGGCGATCGGGCTGGTCGGCACGGCACTCGGCACCGTCGGCGGTCTCACGCTTGTATGGCTGCTCGATCGCTATAAATTCATCACTCTCCCGGGCGACGTCTATTTCGTCGACACGCTGCCCGTCGCACTGGACCCCGTCGACCTGCTGCTGATCGTGTGCGTCAGCATCCTGATCGCGCTGCTGGCGACGGTCCACCCGGCGCGCCAGGCATCCCGGCTCCAACCCGTGGAGGCGATCCGACATGAGTGAAGCGCGCGTGGTCCGGATCGACCCCATGGCGGACGCCGCGGCCGCGGAACCGGTCCTCGAAGGCCGGGCGCTGAGCCGGGTCTACATCGGCGGCGACCAGCGCGAACTCGTCATCCTGGACGGTGTAGAGATCCGTGTGGCCCCCGGCGAGGTGGTCGCGATCGTCGGCGCGAGCGGCGCGGGGAAGTCCACGCTGCTCCACCTGCTGGGTGGGCTGGACCGCCCGACGGCCGGCGAAGTGGTCGTGGCCGGCCAGTCGCTGGCGGGGCTGTCCGACCGCGATCTCGCGGACGTCCGGAACCGGCGCATCGGCTTCGTCTTCCAGTTCCACCACCTGCTCCAGGAGTTCACGGCGCTGGAGAACGTGATGATGCCGATGCTGATCGCGGGCCGGCCGGAGGGCGAGGCGGAAGAGCGGGCGCGTTTGCTCCTCGATGAGATGGGGCTGGGCGCCCGGGTCAGGCACACGCCGCGCGAGTTGAGCGGCGGCGAGCAGCAGCGCGTCGCCGTGGCGCGCGCCCTGGCGAACGAGCCGACGGTCGTCATTGCGGACGAGCCGAGCGGGAACCTCGACGCGCACACGAGCGAGCGCCTGCACGACCTGTTCTTCCGGGTTCGGGAGGAGTACGGCGTGGCGCTGGTCCTGGCGACGCACAACCGCGAGCTGGCCGACCGCGCGGACCGCGTGCTCCTCCTCAAGGAAGGGCAACTCCAGAGCTTCCACACGGTGTAGGGAACCATGCTCTGCGACCACTGCGGCGAGAACGAGGCGGTCATTCACCTCACGCAGATCGTCGACAACCAGATGAGCACGTTCCATCTGTGTGAGGCGTGCGCGGAGGAGAAGGGCCTGGAACCGGGGGTCAACGCCGGGAACTTCCCGCTGACCGACTTCCTCGCCCAGATCGGGAAGGGGATCGGCGCCGAGGGCGGCGCCGCCGTGGGCGCGTGTGCGTACTGCGGGCTCAAGTTGGAGGATTTCAAGAAGACCGGTCGGCTGGGCTGCCCGCACTGCTACGTCACGTTCGAGGTCCACCTGCGGAGCCTGCTCCGGCGGCTCCACGGCGGCACGCAGCACGTGGGGAAGGTGTACCTGCCGCCCGACCCGACGCAGGCGCAGCGGCAGCAGCGGCTCAGCGGCCTGCGTCGCAAGCTGGACAAGGCGGTCGCGAGCGAGGACTTCGAGCGGGCTGCGGAGCTGCGCGACCAGATCCGCGCGCTGGAGGCGGCGACGTAATGCTGGACCTGACCACGACCCCGGATTTCGGCCTCGGCTGGTTGGAGGCGAGCGGGCCGCACGCGGACGTCGTGCTGTCCACGCGGGTCCGACTGGCACG
The DNA window shown above is from Longimicrobiaceae bacterium and carries:
- the rnr gene encoding ribonuclease R, with product MERDGSHPLAEEVIVPIKADLIIEYLRETAGRPLKAKELARGLKVPEVDYPEFKAQLQRLEDEGLLYRVKKQRYAAPEKINLVVGRLQTIRSGAGFVVPEDGAEDLFIPWQAMGSAVHGDRVIARVEKRRRGQRREGRIIKVLERARGTIVGIYHPARNFGFVVPEDRKLTRDVFIPPGQESGANDGDVVLVRISSWGDEHLGPAGEVETVLGHRAEAGVDVLAVVYGHGLPIDFPAEVTEEAERLRERGIRPEDLEGRRDLRDEVVFTIDPADARDHDDALSIRPVGDGRWRVGVHIADVSHYVREGTALDAEAMQRGTSVYLVDRVIPMLPEALSSDLCSLVPDRDRLALTLFLTVDEEGRVHEHELVRSVIRSRHRLSYDDAQSVIDGERSVDRETDEAIRTLVRISRALRSARERRGSLDFDLPEARVVLNTRGEPTDIQRVLRLESHRLIEDFMLLANETIARHAVRSRLPFLFRIHERPDADRLEQLRDFVATFGYRVGRRAEPRPKDLQQLLVRVQGRPEENLISTVVLRSMKQARYSHDNAGHFGLAAEHYTHFTSPIRRYPDLVVHRLASRAIIDGERLPESLREEALPTIARLSSERERVAVEAERDSVDLKKVEFMERHLGDEFSGTISGVTSFGLFVLLDDYFVEGLVHVSSLEDDYYVFLEEQFALVGEHTRRRFQLGGAIRIRIAAVDREERKIDFVLAESP
- a CDS encoding diguanylate cyclase — its product is MFHSPRGAQPPAAVQAVARERGLHVVAHRDGAGMLSLVNQSFPVLIVLDGSDGAGSIALCETLKSDPFTAIIPVAFMLAQEDREYALRALESGADEVLRPAMEDREQLLRLRRALDRADRDVSVHPSTRLPGTVQIERDMADRLRSGELFAVCYADLDHFKEFNDRYGYNEGDRVILLLSRILRDVVKGHAPCGFIGHIGGDDFIFNVPLEHMRPCCEDILEIFDELIPYQYTEDDRRMGYFLGKDRRGNLLRVPIMTLSIGVVTNQHRHFTHTARISELATEMKSYAKTLTGSVYAVDRRRDAVPVVHAGFQETKGEAPSEQS
- a CDS encoding zinc-ribbon domain-containing protein, whose product is MNVRCTHCGTAYRIDPSRIPAGGAMARCARCQQAFRIDPAQAGGAGAPHAAHGHAAAPSAAASPGGAGLVAPKPTGPATPTPPAGPAGRPPAEPKPRVTVASSTGGAPAARPAPIFGPQDPEVRARRLARALVSDIIAYHQDRWERSVAAGTLREDFREEILKSWEEYVLQVGSERAHGTPYFRDALNEILAKGRQVF
- the prfB gene encoding peptide chain release factor 2, which codes for MFDVEAKRSRIQELEQRMAEPGFWDDGAATREVIAEVKELKGWVEPWDRAAAKLGTLAELGELLAIEADPDMEAEWSAEVDALGREVERLELRNMLRGADDARDALVTIHPGAGGTESQDWAEMLMRMYSRWAEDHDYEVALLDLQPGEEAGIKSATLEVRGRYAYGFLKAEKGVHRLVRISPFDAQARRHTSFASVFVYPVVDDEIEVEINDKDLRIDTFRAGGKGGQHVNKTDSAVRITHLPTGIVVSCQNERSQTQNKATAMKMLKAALYQHEQEKRQAERDKVEAEKTEIGWGNQIRSYVFQPYTMVTDHRTELKIPDVQGVMNGDLDPFIEAYLKEHGARVA
- the lysS gene encoding lysine--tRNA ligase, encoding MGGAGAGSEARERRSQVVEARHEKLDELRRRGIEPFAYGYTVTHSAADARAAFEAAEGAGNLSDAGDGPEVRLAGRLTSLRGHGKSTFADLADRSGRIQLYFRKDELGETAYELLDLLDPSDWIGLEGVLFRTRMGEVTVRVRSFELLSKSLRPLPFGKEEVDPETGERRVYSGFADVEQRYRQRYADLAVHPAVREVFLTRTRLVSAIRRFLDARGYVEVETPVLQPLYGGASARPFTTHHHALDMPLYLRIADELYLKRLIVGGLERVYEIGKDFRNEGIDRTHNPEFTMLEFYQAFADYEDMMALVEELLGAVVREVTGGSTALEYQGVRIDFAPPFRRLPYFEALRQYGDLDARAMDDAALRDAVRSFAVEDVDTMGRPKLIDELFKALVEPHLDQPVFITDYPREISPLAKPKRGDPELVERFELIVAGREIANAFSELNDPIDQRERFMAQVRLREQGDEEAQSYDEDYIRALEYGMPPTGGVGIGIDRLVMLLTDQASIRDVILFPTLRPE
- a CDS encoding ABC transporter permease; this translates as MKRLDWFIARRYLSSRRKGRFLSLITVIAVGGICLGVTALITVIAVMTGLQRDLQGKILGNNPHIFVFEPGQSFRLEHYEGLLRSVREVPGVVAAAPLVMTQVGLVKENGEYAQAGQLWGIDPDAEGPPLTVVQERIRSGEYSLGPTQTGLPGILVGRRLADKMSLMPGDIVTIISGENIKTGPLGELRPATEQFEVTGRFETGMYDYDSQFIYAPIAAVQDLLDLPANTVSGLAVNVVDPWRADAVAVAVEDALGFPYFTQSWIELNATLFSALKLEKLALFVILSLIILVAAFNIVSTLVMVVKDKTKEIGILKSMGLTDARVLRVFLLQGLAIGLVGTALGTVGGLTLVWLLDRYKFITLPGDVYFVDTLPVALDPVDLLLIVCVSILIALLATVHPARQASRLQPVEAIRHE
- a CDS encoding ABC transporter ATP-binding protein — translated: MSEARVVRIDPMADAAAAEPVLEGRALSRVYIGGDQRELVILDGVEIRVAPGEVVAIVGASGAGKSTLLHLLGGLDRPTAGEVVVAGQSLAGLSDRDLADVRNRRIGFVFQFHHLLQEFTALENVMMPMLIAGRPEGEAEERARLLLDEMGLGARVRHTPRELSGGEQQRVAVARALANEPTVVIADEPSGNLDAHTSERLHDLFFRVREEYGVALVLATHNRELADRADRVLLLKEGQLQSFHTV
- a CDS encoding UvrB/UvrC motif-containing protein, encoding MLCDHCGENEAVIHLTQIVDNQMSTFHLCEACAEEKGLEPGVNAGNFPLTDFLAQIGKGIGAEGGAAVGACAYCGLKLEDFKKTGRLGCPHCYVTFEVHLRSLLRRLHGGTQHVGKVYLPPDPTQAQRQQRLSGLRRKLDKAVASEDFERAAELRDQIRALEAAT